In Desulfurobacterium atlanticum, one genomic interval encodes:
- the nadN gene encoding NAD nucleotidase, with protein MRSKKFYIPVLLSGLILVGSCGGGSDTSTTTTETSENFKVTFVHMNDIHSHLDEESFSLYLNGTKTYVEMGGLPRAIAKIKELRETSPNAVVLNAGDTIVGSLYYVLFKGNATAELLNLIDWDAITIGNHEFDDGNEGLKSYLDKLNATVVSANIVPQESSVLNGYWKPYKIVERNGEKIGIIGIGYAQKTHDSSNPGDDIDFLDEKETAEKYIEELKEQGINKIVLVSHFGMENDINLAKELDDVDVIIDGDSHSLLGNYTDYGLSSQFNSYPIVIEREDGTKACIASAWQYSYAVGKLDVEFDREGKVIQCSGTDTILLGDTFLQKDADGNKTEVDNETRAKIIEIINNSNGKLEIVDPDPTAQAVLDKYSQQINELKNLTIGVSKEFLGHNRIPGDKYDGVSELNEHGSEIAPLVAKSFYEKVDDADLAIQNAGGVRIAIDEGNITVGEVYDLLPFSNTLYTLEMTGAEIKQVLEDAITNFEDNGGSTGSFPYAYGIRYEVDLSQPKNQRISNLEIMDRVTGEWQAIDESKMYKVVTNSYIASGKDGYITFGEVLSERGGTDTYFGYAETFIDYIKALNAEGKELEALPLEEKPIQKFTGDTLKLLSTINGTESSSEINAYDADTKRLFVTNGANDTLDIFDVSNITSPTLIKSIDITAYGDGINSVAVKNGKVAVAIEVVDATDDSKQERGKIVIFDVDGNFKKEIEVGYLPDMVTFNEDGSKIIVANEGEPNDDYTFDPEGTVGIINTSDYSYTELDFGNITLTPADDGTPVRLGGTPSDNQTKDLEPEYVAVSGNYAYVTLQENNAIAKIDLGNLAIDYVKSLGRKSYTPGNYTIDIEENGKIEMKNFNGLFALYQPDGIATYIVDGKTYLVTANEGDGRDYDGYSDEEKIKKIDLDSSIAADYEDDNDLKVMTDLGDTDNDGEYEELYAFGGRSFAIWDESGNLVWDSGDELSKIVKAKEPELFNHDDGEMDGRSGNKGVEPEGVAIGEINGKIYAFIALERQCSIVVYDISDPENPQFVYYLPEFTKGNKAPEGITFVPADKSPNGKPLLIVSFEESGTTAIYEVNIETE; from the coding sequence ATGCGATCGAAAAAATTTTATATTCCTGTCTTATTGTCAGGTCTTATCTTAGTTGGAAGCTGTGGCGGTGGAAGTGATACTTCAACAACTACTACCGAAACTTCTGAAAATTTTAAAGTTACTTTCGTCCACATGAACGACATTCATTCCCACCTCGATGAAGAAAGTTTCAGCCTTTATCTAAATGGCACAAAAACCTATGTGGAAATGGGGGGACTTCCAAGAGCAATAGCAAAAATAAAAGAATTGAGAGAAACTTCTCCAAATGCTGTTGTTTTAAATGCAGGGGATACAATTGTAGGTTCTCTTTACTATGTTTTATTTAAAGGAAATGCAACAGCAGAACTTTTAAACCTGATTGACTGGGATGCAATAACTATTGGAAATCATGAATTTGATGATGGAAATGAAGGGTTAAAAAGTTACCTTGATAAGCTTAACGCAACAGTAGTAAGTGCCAACATAGTACCTCAAGAAAGTAGCGTGTTGAATGGTTACTGGAAGCCCTACAAAATTGTTGAAAGGAATGGAGAAAAAATAGGAATTATCGGTATTGGGTATGCTCAAAAAACCCACGATTCCTCAAATCCCGGTGACGACATTGATTTCCTTGATGAAAAAGAAACTGCAGAAAAATATATAGAAGAATTAAAAGAACAAGGGATAAATAAAATAGTTCTTGTCAGTCACTTTGGTATGGAAAATGATATAAATCTTGCAAAAGAGCTTGATGATGTTGATGTAATTATTGATGGAGACTCTCACTCTTTACTTGGAAATTATACAGATTATGGATTATCTTCTCAATTTAATTCTTATCCGATTGTGATTGAAAGGGAAGACGGAACTAAAGCATGTATAGCTTCCGCATGGCAGTATTCTTATGCTGTTGGAAAACTGGATGTCGAGTTTGATAGAGAAGGAAAAGTTATTCAATGTTCCGGTACTGATACCATCCTACTTGGAGATACTTTCTTACAGAAAGATGCTGATGGAAATAAAACTGAAGTGGATAACGAAACCAGAGCAAAGATAATAGAAATAATAAATAATAGTAATGGAAAGTTGGAAATTGTTGATCCTGATCCTACGGCTCAAGCTGTTCTTGATAAGTATTCCCAGCAGATTAATGAGCTTAAAAACTTAACAATAGGAGTTTCAAAAGAATTTTTAGGGCACAATAGAATTCCAGGAGATAAGTACGACGGAGTAAGTGAATTAAATGAACACGGAAGCGAGATAGCTCCATTAGTTGCTAAATCTTTCTATGAGAAAGTTGACGATGCCGATCTTGCTATTCAAAATGCCGGCGGTGTAAGAATAGCTATAGATGAGGGAAATATTACCGTAGGTGAAGTTTATGATTTACTACCTTTCAGCAATACCCTTTATACACTTGAAATGACAGGTGCTGAAATTAAGCAGGTGCTTGAAGATGCAATTACAAACTTTGAAGACAATGGCGGTTCCACAGGTTCATTCCCTTATGCCTATGGAATAAGATATGAAGTTGACTTATCCCAACCTAAAAACCAGAGAATTTCAAATCTTGAAATAATGGATAGAGTTACCGGAGAATGGCAAGCGATAGATGAAAGCAAAATGTATAAGGTTGTAACAAACAGTTATATTGCAAGTGGAAAAGACGGATATATAACTTTTGGTGAAGTGTTGTCTGAAAGAGGTGGAACAGATACATATTTTGGATACGCTGAGACATTTATAGATTACATTAAAGCACTTAATGCTGAAGGAAAAGAACTTGAGGCACTTCCATTAGAAGAAAAACCAATACAAAAGTTTACTGGTGACACATTAAAACTCCTTTCCACAATCAACGGTACTGAAAGCAGTAGTGAAATTAATGCTTATGATGCTGATACTAAAAGACTCTTTGTAACAAACGGTGCAAATGATACTCTTGACATTTTTGATGTTTCAAACATCACATCTCCTACTTTAATAAAAAGTATAGACATTACAGCTTACGGTGATGGAATAAATTCAGTAGCTGTTAAAAACGGGAAAGTTGCGGTAGCTATTGAAGTTGTCGATGCTACAGATGATTCAAAGCAGGAAAGAGGGAAAATTGTAATTTTTGATGTTGATGGAAACTTCAAAAAAGAGATAGAAGTAGGTTATCTACCTGATATGGTAACTTTTAATGAGGATGGAAGTAAAATTATTGTTGCCAACGAAGGAGAACCAAACGACGATTATACTTTTGATCCTGAGGGAACTGTTGGAATAATTAACACATCAGATTATAGCTACACAGAATTAGATTTTGGAAATATTACTTTAACACCAGCAGATGACGGAACACCTGTAAGGCTCGGAGGAACACCAAGTGATAATCAAACAAAAGACCTTGAGCCTGAGTATGTAGCAGTAAGTGGGAATTACGCTTATGTTACATTACAGGAAAATAATGCTATAGCAAAGATAGACCTTGGAAATCTTGCGATTGATTATGTTAAGTCACTTGGTAGAAAAAGCTATACACCTGGTAATTACACAATAGATATTGAAGAAAACGGCAAAATAGAGATGAAAAACTTCAATGGATTATTTGCACTTTACCAACCGGATGGAATAGCTACTTACATTGTTGATGGGAAAACTTATCTTGTTACCGCCAACGAAGGAGACGGTAGAGATTATGATGGATATTCTGATGAAGAAAAAATAAAAAAAATCGATTTAGACAGCTCAATAGCAGCCGATTATGAAGACGATAACGACCTGAAAGTGATGACCGATCTTGGAGATACTGATAATGATGGAGAATACGAAGAGCTTTACGCTTTTGGCGGAAGAAGCTTCGCTATCTGGGATGAAAGCGGAAATCTTGTCTGGGATAGCGGTGATGAGTTAAGCAAAATAGTTAAAGCGAAGGAGCCTGAACTGTTCAACCATGACGATGGAGAAATGGATGGAAGAAGTGGAAATAAAGGTGTTGAACCTGAAGGAGTTGCTATAGGAGAGATAAACGGCAAAATATACGCATTTATAGCTCTTGAAAGACAGTGTTCAATAGTTGTTTACGATATCTCTGACCCTGAAAATCCTCAATTTGTTTATTATCTACCTGAGTTTACAAAAGGTAACAAAGCACCGGAAGGAATAACTTTTGTGCCTGCTGATAAATCTCCAAACGGAAAGCCTTTACTTATAGTATCTTTTGAAGAAAGTGGAACAACAGCTATATATGAAGTTAATATAGAAACTGAATAA
- a CDS encoding MTH1187 family thiamine-binding protein → MAVMEISVVPVGTGNPCVSEFVSYAYKILKEEGYNFQLTAMGVIVQGDVEELMALALKIHKRPFEKGALRVMTTIRIDERRDVNLTMDKKVKKLKENL, encoded by the coding sequence ATGGCTGTAATGGAAATTTCAGTTGTTCCTGTAGGAACAGGAAATCCGTGTGTAAGTGAGTTTGTATCTTATGCCTATAAAATTTTAAAAGAGGAAGGATACAACTTTCAGCTAACTGCTATGGGGGTAATTGTCCAGGGAGACGTGGAAGAATTAATGGCTCTTGCTCTTAAAATTCATAAACGCCCTTTTGAAAAAGGTGCATTAAGGGTGATGACAACAATAAGAATAGATGAGAGAAGGGATGTGAATTTAACCATGGATAAAAAGGTAAAAAAACTTAAAGAAAATCTATAA
- a CDS encoding bifunctional nuclease family protein codes for MVEVSVISVTHDKFTGLPMIILGNTDENFAIPIWIGDYEAELLENCLLGAVPPRPFPYDLICNVIASLDGEVEKVVINQFDKGIYFASIFIKRKDGEIVKIDARPSDSINIAVRTGAPIFVTKEIIEKACLIKLKEENSPYSPQQKRELEKLLKYIFDEEE; via the coding sequence ATGGTAGAGGTATCGGTTATAAGTGTCACACATGACAAGTTTACTGGTCTGCCGATGATAATTCTTGGAAATACAGATGAAAACTTTGCAATACCCATCTGGATAGGAGATTATGAAGCTGAGCTTCTCGAAAACTGCTTACTTGGAGCTGTTCCACCACGACCTTTCCCTTATGACCTCATCTGTAATGTAATAGCATCTCTTGATGGTGAAGTGGAAAAGGTTGTTATTAATCAGTTTGATAAAGGGATTTATTTTGCTTCTATATTTATAAAAAGAAAAGATGGGGAAATTGTTAAAATTGATGCCCGACCGAGTGATTCTATAAACATAGCAGTTAGAACAGGAGCTCCTATATTCGTTACGAAAGAGATAATTGAAAAAGCATGTTTAATCAAGCTAAAAGAAGAGAACTCTCCATACTCTCCACAGCAGAAGAGAGAGCTTGAGAAACTTCTAAAATACATATTTGATGAGGAAGAGTAA